The proteins below are encoded in one region of Drosophila santomea strain STO CAGO 1482 chromosome 2R, Prin_Dsan_1.1, whole genome shotgun sequence:
- the LOC120447090 gene encoding mucin-2 — MISERHKSRDLVTILGLFQLLLLGLGLGLASGDHVVEVLAQSTTASTSQPQTLETIGSQDGAAVTPGATTAPRLDPNNNNEWRPLGHGDPLQKDPTYDYSPPALDRVRYWAENNSTGQSNPEARKKELPPEVLRNKTKSEVLLLGVASERVRVPHSQSYPPVGGLGHYQQHQQHQQHHQLQQLQQQQQQAKYAAIRRSYYAPTQQQHNPQMPQQTHHMPQHLHAQQHMPPTHLMPPPMMMMKSSGSSVSPMEYRHSMMATGAPTSYMSLNHMSSPTPKQAMTSSVIYHQPPAMGHHTSISSSTPWMTSRPPYRLSYSDPHLQESMHTYSFSRPHNQQTMIYSPNSLPGHQNGAKTGLRKPWLHELLQKEVVVTSKPKVKPTMPATKYLMGTTKPHHPQPPVGLGLSSTRPPFTYAPVTFVPGPPTIAVPTVATRKEPQPEIYITPTPQTSSSGFRPMMMTSPTSVGTTPSTTTTTLPIYQRTTTTSNRLLIPQTSNLAQRPTVAPAPSEPTTDSLFSHYKQPPKPLLGPMYLIIEGHSKVKTYGQNELDPHSPKIVPVISKREPVVRIADPNEKRGTVESYQVKHLHTKTTPMTTTTTTKKPITTKPTTTRAPEKTPVYSTTKAPVSSSTTTVATATKTTTSRTTKVPISSTTPLITPQPTPDNPSGVNDLMSLLDNMFADAQRIASSTDSPLVASSTTSTVLKPVSTKLLPQQPEPRISSQAAGIESLLENDTHEDDEVGEGLGSPISTETPPRATRQVFDYDQLPESRIKDGVTTRDDIVEYDDDDDVEEGIEDDNETVTDAQQENDEDDEEEAEEPSNLLKRIDQFVDDVDDGDDDLEDLIEGLDEDEDEIDERRQQH, encoded by the exons ATGATTAGTGAACGCCACAAGAGCCGCGATTTGGTTACGATACTTGGCCTGTTCCAACTCCTGCTCCTCGGACTCGGTCTCGGACTCGCCTCCGGCGACCATGTGGTCGAGGTCTTGGCTCAATCAACAACCGCATCCACATCACAGCCGCAGACTTTGGAGACGATTGGCAGCCAGGATGGGGCTGCTGTGACGCCCGGTGCGACAACAG CTCCACGGCTGGAcccgaacaacaacaacgagtGGCGTCCTCTTGGACACGGGGATCCCCTGCAAAAGGATCCCACCTACGACTACAGTCCGCCGGCCTTGGATCGCGTTCGCTACTGGGCGGAGAACAACAGCACGGGCCAAAGTAATCCGGAGGCGAGGAAAAAGGAACTACCACCGGAGGTTCTGCGCAACAAAACGAAAAGTGAGGTACTGCTCCTTGGAGTGGCAAGTGAGCGCGTTAGGGTGCCGCACTCCCAGTCATATCCACCAGTTGGTGGTTTAGGCCACtaccagcagcaccagcagcaccagcagcaccaccagctgcagcagctccagcagcagcaacaacaagctaAATATGCGGCCATCCGAAGGAGCTACTATGCCCCCACCCAGCAACAACATAACCCACAAATGCCACAGCAAACACACCACATGCCACAGCATCTACATGCCCAGCAGCACATGCCGCCCACCCACTTGATGCCACCAcccatgatgatgatgaaatCAAGTGGTTCGTCCGTTTCTCCCATGGAATATAGGCACAGTATGATGGCCACGGGGGCGCCCACCTCCTACATGAGCCTCAACCATATGAGTTCACCAACTCCCAAACAGGCGATGACTTCCTCCGTGATTTACCATCAGCCGCCAGCGATGGGTCACCACACCTCCATATCGTCTTCAACGCCTTGGATGACCAGTAGGCCACCATATCGTTTGAGTTACTCCGACCCTCATCTGCAGGAATCCATGCACACATACAGTTTTTCAAGGCCGCATAACCAGCAAACGATGATCTACTCGCCCAACTCACTGCCAGGACATCAAAATGGAGCGAAGACAGGTCTTAGGAAACCCTGGCTCCATGAGCTTCTCCAAAAAGAGGTGGTGGTAACGTCGAAGCCCAAGGTTAAGCCTACAATGCCAGCCACAAAGTATTTGATGGGCACAACCAAACCACATCACCCACAACCACCAGTTGGGTTGGGCTTAAGTTCCACCCGTCCCCCATTTACCTATGCACCCGTAACATTTGTGCCCGGTCCACCCACCATAGCAGTTCCGACTGTGGCCACTAGAAAGGAACCCCAACCGGAAATCTACATCACACCCACTCCTCAAACAAGTAGCTCTGGTTTTAGGCCCATGATGATGACCAGCCCTACCAGCGTGGGAACCACTCCATCAACCACAACGACAACTTTGCCCATTTATCAGCGAACCACAACGACCAGTAATCGTTTACTGATCCCCCAGACGAGCAATCTAGCACAGAGACCCACAGTGGCTCCTGCTCCCAGTGAACCCACTACGGACTCTCTCTTCTCCCACTACAAGCAACCACCGAAGCCGCTGCTAGGACCCATGTACCTCATCATCGAGGGTCACTCGAAAGTGAAGACCTATGGCCAAAATGAATTGGATCCACATAGTCCCAAGATAGTGCCGGTTATCTCAAAGAGGGAACCAGTGGTTAGGATAGCGGATCCTAATGAGAAGAGGGGAACTGTGGAGTCCTATCAGGTGAAACATTTGCACACCAAAACCACGCCTATGACAACTACAACTACGACCAAAAAGCCCATTACTACGAAACCTACGACCACAAGAGCTCCAGAAAAAACTCCTGTATATAGCACCACTAAAGCACCAGTTAGCAGTAGCACTACAACAGTTGCTACCGCTACGAAAACCACAACCTCAAGAACTACTAAGGTGCCAATAAGCAGTACTACCCCCTTAATTACACCACAGCCCACTCCAGATAACCCAAGCGGGGTCAATGATCTGATGAGTCTACTGGACAACATGTTTGCCGATGCCCAAAGGATAGCCTCTTCCACTGATTCGCCTTTGGTAGCCAGTTCGACCACGAGCACCGTTCTGAAGCCAGTTAGCACCAAGTTGTTGCCGCAGCAACCGGAACCCAGGATATCCAGTCAAGCGGCGGGCATAGAGAGCCTCCTCGAAAATGACACCCATGAAGATGATGAAGTTGGTGAAGGTCTGGGGTCGCCGATTTCCACTGAAACACCACCTCGGGCAACGCGTCAGGTATTTGACTATGATCAATTGCCTGAGTCACGGATTAAAGACGGGGTCACCACCAGAGATGATATTGTGGAatacgatgatgatgatgatgtggaGGAGGGCATTGAGGATGATAATGAAACGGTCACTGATGCTCAACAGGAAAAtgacgaggacgacgaggaggaggctGAAGAGCCAAGCAATTTACTCAAACGAATCGATCAATTTGTGGATGATGTGGATGATGGTGATGACGACTTGGAGGATCTTATCGAGGGTctggacgaggacgaggacgagatCGACGAGAGGCGACAGCAGCATTAG
- the LOC120447095 gene encoding trans-1,2-dihydrobenzene-1,2-diol dehydrogenase, which produces MFKLITYLKSPPKKFGVRCYQNHLPTGRATRSASRSDGRRGRFGFVGCDIGDHNMWRPRPRQLHINRFPSSKADSKATLERGEWVVDERPTLRWGIAPVSLMADDFAAALSVLPEQHHRIVSCVAAYQSHALAFAERHQVENVYTSFEDLAKCPNVDVVYISPLNPQHSELCHLMLNHDKHVLCEKPLCMTEEQVTKLLEKARARGLFLMEGMWPRCVPAYHYLRHQILRNRLGEIQKVHCTLGLPVSQGRLGLYGGVTNDFGVYGMQLALWVFREVPRCLKVSGRVSSEHVDVSADIELCFTRGKRALIEVSSEKKLSNQAVIQGKDGSIKMNNYWCPTRLITEEVDYEFPLPGGDQMPPTHYHNRLGMCYEAEEVRNCILKGSMESDDFSHNESLLLANLMDTIHAELGVGEFASRSEVSDLQRQIEDVQDIVEDPEELASETCRVVEDVSMGGSLEISQQGEKDQVKGH; this is translated from the exons ATCACCTGCCCACAGGTCGTGCCACACGTTCAGCAAGCAGGTCGGATGGCAGGCGTGGCAGATTCGGATTCGTTGGCTGCGATATTGGTGACCACAACATGTGGCGACCCCGACCACGCCAGCTGCACATCAATCGGTTCCCCTCCTCCAAGGCCGACTCAAAGGCGACCCTCGAACGGGGCGAGTGGGTGGTGGACGAGAGGCCAACGCTGCGCTGGGGCATCGCACCCGTCAGCCTCATGGCGGATGACTTTGCCGCGGCGCTGAGTGTCCTGCCCGAGCAGCACCACCGCATCGTGTCCTGCGTGGCTGCGTATCAGTCGCACGCCCTCGCCTTCGCCGAACGCCATCAGGTGGAGAACGTGTACACCAGCTTCGAGGATCTGGCCAAGTGTCCGAATGTCG ATGTAGTGTACATCTCCCCCCTAAATCCCCAACACTCGGAGCTGTGCCATCTCATGTTGAACCACGACAAGCACGTCCTGTGTGAAAAGCCGCTCTGCATGACGGAGGAGCAGGTGACCAAGCTGCTGGAGAAGGCGCGGGCGCGCGGTCTGTTTCTCATGGAGGGAATGTGGCCAAGATGCGTGCCCGCCTATCATTACCTGCGGCATCAGATCCTGCGAAACCGTCTAGGAGAGATACAGAAGGTCCATTGCACTTTGGGGCTGCCCGTTTCGCAGGG GAGACTAGGACTTTACGGCGGGGTAACCAACGATTTCGGGGTCTACGGTATGCAGCTGGCTCTGTGGGTGTTTCGAGAAGTTCCACGCTGCCTCAAGGTCAGCGGTAGGGTCAGCTCGGAGCACGTGGACGTGTCCGCCGACATTGAACTGTGCTTCACGCGTGGAAAGAGGGCTCTCATCGAGGTCAGCTCCGAAAAGAAGCTCAGCAACCAGGCAGTTATTCAAGGCAAGGATGGGTCCATTAAG ATGAACAACTACTGGTGTCCCACTCGCCTGATCACCGAGGAGGTAGACTACGAGTTCCCCCTCCCCGGTGGCGATCAGATGCCACCCACCCACTACCACAATCGGTTGGGCATGTGCTACGAGGCCGAGGAAGTGCGGAACTGCATTCTGAAGGGCAGCATGGAGAGCGATGACTTCAGTCACAACGAGAgcctgctgctggccaatCTAATGGACACCATCCACGCCGAACTGGGGGTCGGTGAATTCGCTAGTCGCAGCGAGGTTTCAGATCTGCAGAGGCAGATCGAGGATGTTCAAGACATAGTCGAAGATCCGGAGGAGCTGGCTAGCGAGACGTGCCGGGTAGTGGAGGATGTCAGCATGGGCGGAAGCTTGGAAATCAGTCAGCAGGGAGAGAAAGACCAGGTCAAAGGTCATTGA
- the LOC120447092 gene encoding UDP-glycosyltransferase UGT5: MTQNRSTWIGCSLGGLLVALLALQSMPHGTEGANILGVFTSHSPSHFIVHMSIMKALAEKGHNVTVVSSVPPKVTHKSIKHIVIPMSAEDEKVLNDGMAGMAKDKPSIWNTMKSIFSSLALLVDKQVDVLEDQSFQELYLNKGNKFDVVFVGFFFNTYQVALGAQFNCPVIVSWSGPPMMMVNEVLGNPELSSVPQMHISAPPGQPMNFQQRMQNFASTLGFNALNIFLNHKYNKFYDRLWGQDKSIPAFEQVKKNVSLAFVNSHGISEGPIRPNVPGVIEIGGIQVKSKPDPLPEDIKEFLEKGKQGAILFSLGSNLKGEHIQPEVVQTIFKGLSSLKQQVIWKWEDPKNTPGKAANILYKKWLPQDDILAHPKIKLFITHAGKGGVAEAQYHGVPMLALPVFADQPGNADRLVASGYGLQLPLATLDVDEFKASIKEVIDNPKYAKTLKSFSQLYRDRPLSPHESVVYWTEYVIRHHGAAHMQSPLVHMNFIASNNVDIYIIAALVLYIVFIINKIVWKFVWRKLFGKSNKASQKKKVKKQ; encoded by the exons ATGACACAAAACCGGAGCACTTGGATTGGTTGCAGTTTGGGCGGCCTCTTGGTCGCCCTATTGGCCCTGCAATCGATGCCCCACGGCACGGAGGGAGCCAACATCCTGGGCGTCTTCACCAGCCACAGTCCGTCGCATTTCATCGTGCACATGTCCATCATGAAGGCGCTGGCCGAGAAGGGTCACAACGTGACCGTCGTCTCCTCTGTCCCGCCCAAAGTCACCCACAAGAGCATTAAGCACATTGTGATTCCAATGAGTGCCGAGGATGAGAAAGTGCTCAATGATGGTATGGCTGGGATGGCCAAGGACAAGCCCTCGATCTGGAACACCATGAAATCGATCTTTAGCTCGCTAGCCCTGCTCGTTGATAAGCAGGTGGACGTTTTGGAGGATCAGAGCTTTCAGGAGCTCTACCTGAACAAGGGCAACAAGTTTGACGTGGTCTTCGTGGGATTCTTCTTTAACACGTACCAAGTGGCGTTGGGTGCCCAGTTTAATTGCCCCGTTATCGTTTCCTGGTCGGGCCCACCAATGATGATGGTCAACGAGGTGCTGGGTAATCCCGAGCTGTCCAGTGTTCCCCAAATGCATATATCCGCGCCCCCCGGACAGCCTATGAATTTCCAGCAGCGAATGCAGAACTTTGCCAGCACCTTGGGATTCAATGCTCTCAACATCTTCCTCAACCACAAATACAACAAGTTCTATGA TCGCCTTTGGGGCCAGGACAAGTCAATACCCGCTTTTGAGCAGGTCAAGAAGAACGTCTCCCTGGCGTTTGTCAATAGCCATGGCATCAGCGAAGGTCCCATCCGTCCGAATGTGCCTGGGGTAATTGAAATTGGAGGCATCCAGGTGAAGAGCAAGCCAGATCCCCTGCCAGAGGACATAAAGGAGTTCTTGGAGAAAGGAAAGCAGGGAGCCATCCTCTTTAGCTTGGGTTCCAACTTAAAGGGCGAACATATCCAGCCCGAGGTGGTGCAAACCATATTCAAGGGATTGAGCAGTCTTAAGCAGCAGGTGATCTGGAAGTGGGAGGATCCCAAGAACACGCCCGGCAAGGCGGCCAACATACTCTACAAGAAGTGGCTGCCCCAGGACGATATCCTGGCCCATCCCAAGATCAAGCTGTTCATCACCCATGCGGGCAAGGGAGGCGTGGCCGAGGCCCAGTATCATGGAGTGCCCATGCTGGCGCTACCCGTCTTTGCCGATCAGCCGGGAAATGCCGATAGGCTGGTGGCCAGTGGATATGGCCTGCAGCTGCCGTTGGCCACCCTGGATGTGGACGAGTTTAAGGCATCCATCAAGGAGGTCATCGATAATCCCAAATACGCAAAGACATTGAAGAGCTTCTCACAGCTCTACCGCGATCGACCTTTGAGTCCTCATGAGTCGGTGGTCTACTGGACGGAGTACGTGATCCGCCATCATGGTGCCGCCCACATGCAGAGTCCTTTGGTTCACATGAACTTCATTGCCAGCAATAATGTGGACATTTATATCATTGCCGCCCTGGTGCTCTACATCGTCTTCATTATCAACAAGATCGTATGGAAATTTGTGTGGCGTAAattatttggcaaatcgaaCAAAGCTTCTCAGAAGAAGAAGGTGAAGAAGCAGTag
- the LOC120447093 gene encoding LOW QUALITY PROTEIN: UDP-glycosyltransferase UGT5 (The sequence of the model RefSeq protein was modified relative to this genomic sequence to represent the inferred CDS: inserted 1 base in 1 codon): MIEYGKIGFLIIFLLGTQTPSGDGANILGVFSTPSPSHVIVHMAVMKALADRGHNITVVTQMKPRLAAHENITVIIVPPTEERLKLMEEHLAEKSNAKLSFWANIAKGIVQSSYQMDGHYEFMTHPDFKEIYQNPKSKFDLVFLGLMANYFELGIAAKLNCPVIVSWVGIPLPFLDSLVGNVHDPSYVPTVNVALKAGQNTMDFGLRLVNYFKHTFLIALNTFLDFKMKQFYESAFESELEFPNYYETKRRISLMFFNYHSPSEGPIRPTVPQSIEIGGIQVKEQADPLPMELAKFLDTADEGAIFFSLGTNVNXPNMDILYKVLSKLPQKVIWKWEDLKNKPGNASNIFFSNWLPQDDILAHPKTNLFITHAGKGGVAEAQYHGVPMVALPIFGDQQGNAEIMAKFGFGRWLDILTMTEEELEETIHDVLESPTYRNTIGKFSSLYRDRPLTARQSVIYWTEYVLRHQGAYHLQSPLIHMDFVARNNLDVYGVLILVILSIGVLLIVTAKVIFRKILNVTNGYSNHRKAVSIKLKNN, encoded by the exons ATGATTGAATATGGTAAAATCGGGTTTTTGATAATATTCCTTCTGGGCACACAGACCCCAAGCGGTGATGGAGCCAATATATTGGGTGTTTTCAGCACCCCCAGCCCTTCGCACGTGATCGTGCATATGGCTGTGATGAAAGCCCTTGCAGATCGAGGTCACAACATTACAGTGGTGACCCAGATGAAACCGAGACTGGCGGCACATGAAAACATTACCGTCATCATTGTCCCTCCAACGGAGGAGAGACTTAAACTTATGGAGGAACATTTGGCGGAGAAATCCAATGCGAAACTATCTTTCTGGGCGAACATTGCCAAAGGGATCGTCCAGTCGTCTTATCAAATGGATGGACATTATGAGTTTATGACGCATCCCGATTTTAAAGAGATCTACCAAAATCCAAAGAGCAAATTCGATTTGGTGTTTTTGGGGTTAATGGCCAATTACTTTGAGTTGGGCATCGCCGCCAAGTTGAACTGTCCGGTAATTGTTTCGTGGGTTGGAATTCCGCTGCCATTCTTGGACAGCCTTGTGGGTAATGTCCACGATCCATCGTACGTCCCAACCGTAAATGTAGCACTTAAAGCAGGCCAAAACACTATGGACTTTGGCCTAAGATTGGTAAACTATTTTAAGCATACCTTCCTGATCGCCTTAAACACATTTTTGGACTTTAAGATGAAACAGTTTTACGA GAGCGCTTTTGAAAGTGAATTAGAGTTTCCAAACTATTATGAGACGAAGCGCCGAATTTCCTTGATGTTCTTTAATTACCATTCCCCCAGTGAGGGACCCATTAGACCAACAGTACCTCAATCGATTGAAATTGGTGGAATACAAGTAAAGGAGCAGGCCGATCCTCTGCCCATGGAATTGGCCAAGTTTCTTGATACGGCGGATGAGGGCGCGATATTTTTCAGTCTAGGAACTAATGTGA ATCCTAATATGGATATCCTGTACAAAGTGCTATCCAAGTTGCCTCAGAAAGTTATATGGAAGTGGGAGGACCTGAAAAACAAACCAGGAAATGCATCCAACATATTTTTTAGCAATTGGCTGCCCCAGGACGATATTTTGGCCCATCCTAAAACGAACCTATTCATAACTCATGCGGGCAAGGGCGGTGTGGCAGAGGCCCAATATCATGGAGTTCCCATGGTGGCATTACCGATCTTTGGCGATCAACAGGGAAATGCAGAAATCATGGCAAAATTTGGCTTTGGCCGATGGTTGGATATTCTCACAATGACGGAGGAAGAACTGGAGGAGACTATCCATGACGTCCTGGAGAGTCCCACGTATCGGAATACGATCGGAAAGTTCTCCTCCCTTTACAGGGATCGTCCGTTAACAGCCCGTCAATCGGTCATCTACTGGACCGAGTACGTATTGCGTCATCAAGGAGCCTATCATCTGCAGAGTCCCCTTATTCACATGGATTTTGTCGCTCGAAATAATCTCGATGTCTACGGAGTACTTATTCTTGTCATTCTGTCTATAGGTGTACTACTCATAGTCACTGCTAAAGTTATATTTCGCAAGATTTTAAATGTTACGAATGGTTACAGTAATCACCGCAAGGCTGTGTCTATCaagcttaaaaataattaa
- the LOC120447094 gene encoding UDP-glucosyltransferase 2, with translation MIKMIGVRCVLLLLLGVVASTQGANILGLFSSHSPSHLIIHMSVAKALVEAGHNVTVVSMVKPKVMHKDIHLIVVPMKEEQERIMESQMTEMAVQKSSLVSTMHRLLTSMDVMINAQAELLSDPRFQRIYETKFDLMIMGYFINDFQLGVAHKLKVPVIIDWMSAPVPSIDSYTGNPAELSYVPLMGTVATHPMGILKRAENVVKSLFFDFIFVVFDYKITRIYNDVFPEQEMPSLKELRKNISMAFVGCHLISEGPIRPLVPAIIEIGGIQVKDKPDPLPKDIDQFLSKSQKGAVFLSLGSNIKSSTVKPEIVQSIFKVLSGLKENVIWKWEDLENTPGNSSNILYKNWLPQDDILAHPNTKLFITHAGKGGITEAQYHGVPMVALPIFGDQHGNAALMEKSGYGVALDLLSITEDSLKDALKKVLEDPKYRRAIGQFSSLYRDRPLTAKQSVVFWTEYILRHHGAPNLQSPAVHMNFIQLNNLDIYVLILTILVLFVLLTRLVAKIVWNKFGGKAKISNTKKLQ, from the coding sequence atgattaaaatgaTCGGGGTCCGCTGCGTACTTTTGTTGCTACTCGGTGTGGTGGCCTCCACCCAGGGAGCTAACATTTTGGGGCTCTTCAGCAGCCACAGTCCGTCGCATCTCATCATCCACATGTCGGTGGCCAAGGCACTGGTCGAGGCTGGACACAATGTGACTGTGGTGTCCATGGTGAAGCCCAAGGTGATGCACAAGGACATCCACCTGATTGTGGTGCCTATGAAGGAGGAACAGGAGCGCATCATGGAAAGCCAAATGACTGAAATGGCCGTGCAGAAGAGCTCACTTGTTAGCACCATGCATCGCCTTCTAACCAGCATGGATGTGATGATCAATGCCCAGGCGGAGCTCCTCTCCGATCCTCGGTTCCAGCGCATTTACGAGACCAAATTCGATTTGATGATTATGGGTTACTTTATCAACGACTTCCAACTGGGGGTCGCCCATAAGCTAAAGGTCCCGGTAATCATTGATTGGATGTCGGCACCTGTTCCGTCAATTGATTCGTATACGGGTAATCCCGCGGAGTTGTCCTACGTGCCCCTCATGGGAACTGTGGCCACGCACCCCATGGGCATCCTAAAGCGAGCTGAGAACGTGGTGAAATCCCTGTTTTTCgactttatttttgttgtgtttgatTACAAAATTACACGAATTTATAATGATGTCTTTCCGGAACAAGAAATGCCATCTTTGAAGGAGTTGAGGAAGAATATTTCCATGGCCTTTGTCGGCTGCCACTTAATCAGTGAAGGACCTATTCGACCCCTGGTGCCTGCCATTATCGAAATCGGAGGTATACAAGTGAAGGATAAGCCGGATCCTCTGCCCAAGGACATCGATCAGTTCTTAAGCAAGTCCCAGAAAGGAGCGGTCTTTCTCTCTCTCGGCTCCAATATCAAGAGTTCTACTGTAAAGCCAGAAATCGTTCAGTCTATCTTCAAGGTCCTGTCTGGACTGAAGGAGAACGTTATCTGGAAATGGGAGGACTTGGAGAACACACCCGGTAACTCATCCAATATCCTCTATAAGAACTGGCTGCCCCAAGATGACATACTGGCCCATCCGAACACGAAACTGTTTATCACACATGCTGGAAAGGGCGGCATTACGGAGGCCCAATACCATGGCGTGCCAATGGTGGCTTTGCCGATCTTTGGAGATCAGCACGGAAACGCCGCCTTGATGGAGAAATCTGGATATGGCGTGGCACTGGATTTGCTGTCGATAACGGAGGACAGTCTAAAGGATGCCTTGAAAAAGGTTCTGGAAGATCCAAAGTACAGACGAGCTATCGGCCAATTCTCTTCCTTGTACAGAGATCGACCCCTGACTGCCAAGCAGTCGGTGGTTTTCTGGACTGAGTACATCCTGAGGCATCATGGAGCACCCAACTTGCAGAGTCCAGCGGTGCACATGAATTTCATTCAGCTTAACAATCTTGATATTTACGTTTTAATTCTGACGATTCTGGTCTTGTTTGTGCTCCTTACCCGACTAGTTGCGAAAATCGTGTGGAATAAATTTGGGGGAAAGGCAAAGATTTCGAATACGAAAAAGCTGCAATAA
- the LOC120446563 gene encoding cytochrome b5-related protein gives MTPNVKDDGAWKVSGISRNYPSYRQHRPITSESWLDGKIVDDEAEGLWRINDKLYDLSDFAARHPGGSSWIECTKGTDITEPFESHHIEERARGMLSKFEVRQAARPRNYKFTLKENGFYMTLKRRVREKLRKIDYSPTKKTEFLHLGILVSVFLFSWAGTALDSLIFKGLAGLALCWVATSTHNYFHQRDSWRMYTFNLTMMNFRNWRISHALSHHVYANSLHDLEMSMFEPFLCWIPDRHYASKTQRLISVMISPVVYVVLFQGQFLIRLVLSLTKGNVLHWDDLIGFGLPTFIYLSTGVDLLSALISWQIIIAVGSFIFGFIGLTAAHHDPRILHDGDAQRKDFDWGLYQVDTIIDRGDIKWSDLLVLTHFGEHALHHLFPTLDHGVLKHLYPEFRKTMKEFHVELREINHWGHIKGQNQQLLRIEKNPLPPGNTKFKQVGL, from the exons ATGACGCCGAATGTAAAGGACGATGGGGCCTGGAAAGTATCGGGAATATCGAGGAATTATCCGAGCTATCGACAGCATAGACCGATTACCAGTGAAAG CTGGCTGGATGGAAAAATTGTCGATGACGAGGCCGAAGGTCTTTGGCGCATTAACGATAAGCTCTACGACTTAAGCGACTTCGCCGCTCGCCATCCGGGTGGTTCTTCTTGGATTGAGTGCACCAAGGGCACGGATATCACAGAGCCCTTTGAGTCACATCATATCGAGGAGCGAGCTCGAGGAATGCTGAGCAAGTTCGAAGTGCGACAGGCTGCAAGGCCGAGGAACTACAAGTTTACTCTAAAAGAAAATGGTTTCTACATGACACTGAAGCGGAGAGTGCGTGAAAAGCTAAGGAAGATCGATTACTCTCCCACTAAGAAAACAGAG TTTCTCCATCTTGGTATCTTGGTGTCCGTCTTCCTCTTTAGTTGGGCAGGCACAGCTCTGGACTCATTGATCTTCAAGGGTTTGGCTGGATTGGCCCTTTGCTGGGTGGCCACCTCGACCCACAACTATTTCCATCAACGGGACAGTTGGCGGATGTACACTTTTAATTTGACCATGATGAACTTCCGGAACTGGCGGATTTCACACGCCCTATCGCACCATGTTTACGCTAATTCTCTGCACGACCTGGAGATGTCCATGTTTGAACCTTTTCTATGCTGGATTCCGGATCGTCATTATGCCAGTAAAACGCAGCGACTTATCTCTGTGATGATCAGTCCGGTGGTATACGTAGTCCTGTTTCAAGGACAATTTCTCATACG TTTGGTCCTTTCCCTGACTAAAGGAAACGTTCTGCACTGGGATGATCTCATTGGATTCGGTCTGCCCAcgtttatatatttatcaacTGGTGTTGACCTGTTGAGTGCACTAATAAGCTGGCAAATAATAATTGCGGTTGGGAGCTTCATCTTCGGATTTATTGGTCTCACTGCTGCCCATCATGATCCTCGCATTCTACACGATGGGGATGCCCAACGAAAGGACTTCGACTGGGGTCTTTATCAGGTGGACACGATTATTGATCGCGGAGACATCAAGTGGTCGGATCTTCTGGTGCTCACCCACTTTGGGGAGCATGCTCTGCATCACCTATTCCCCACGCTGGATCATGGAGTGCTGAAGCACCTGTATCCTGAGTTCAGGAAAACAATGAAAGAGTTCCACGTGGAACTGCGGGAGATCAATCACTGGGGTCACATTAAGGGACAAAATCAGCAATTGCTTAGAATAGAAAAGAATCCACTTCCACCGGGTAATACAAAATTTAAGCAGGTGGGGCTATAA